The Streptomyces pratensis genomic interval TCGCGAAGAAACCGGTCATCGCCGAGGCGAACGTGGCGGCGTTCCGCGCGGGCTGGAATTTCGGTGAGACGACGGAGGACTTCGCGGTCTCCTACGAGGTCGCTCCGGCGTCGCAGGCTTTCCCGACGGGCACGTACCGCAATATCTCGGGGAATCTGGCGTTGTCGTACGGGCTGATCGCGGCGGGCCGGCAGGCGGATCTGCCGGTGTATCTGGGTTCGTATCCGATCACTCCGGCGTCCGACATCCTGCACGAGCTGAGCAGGCACAAGAACTTCGGTGTGCGGACGTTCCAGGCGGAGGACGAGATCGCCGGGATCGGTGCGGCGCTCGGCGCGGCGTTCGGCGGGTCACTGGGTGTGACGACGACGTCGGGTCCGGGTGTGGCGCTGAAGTCGGAGACGATCGGTCTGGCGGTGTCGCTGGAACTGCCGCTGCTGATCATCGACATCCAGCGCGGCGGCCCCTCCACCGGCCTGCCGACCAAGACGGAGCAGGCCGACCTGCTCCAGGCCATGTACGGGCGCAACGGTGAGGCACCCGTGCCGATCGTGGCGCCCAGGACCCCGGCGGACTGCTTCGACGCCGCTCTGGAGGCCGCCCGGATCGCCCTGACCTACCGCACCCCGGTCTTCCTCCTCTCCGACGGCTACCTCGCCAACGGCTCCGAACCGTGGCGGATCCCGGACACCGAAACCCTCCCCGACCTGCGGACACAGTTCGCGACCGGACCCAACCACCAACTCGACGACGGCACCGAGGTGTTCTGGCCCTACAAAAGGGACCCGCAGACCCTGGCCCGCCCCTGGGCGGTACCCGGCACCCCGGGCCTGGAGCACCGGATCGGCGGGATCGAGAAACAGGACGGCACCGGGAACATCTCCTACGACCCGGCCAACCACGACTTCATGGTCCGCACCCGCCAGGCCAAGATCGACAACATCCAGGTCCCCGACCTCGAGGTCGACGACCCCGCCGGCGCGAGGACCCTCGTCCTGGGCTGGGGCTCGACCTACGGACCCGTCACCGCCGCGGTACGCCGCCTGCGCGCGGCCGGCGAGACCATCGCACAGGCCCACCTGCGCCACCTCAACCCCTTCCCCGCCAATCTCGGCGAAATCCTGGGCAGATACGACAAGGTCGTCGTCCCGGAGATGAATCTCGGCCAGCTCGCCCTCCTCCTCCGGGCGAAATACCTCGTGGACGCACAGAGCTACAACCAGGTCAACGGCATGCCCTTCAAGGCCGAGCAGCTCGCCACCGCCCTCAAGGAGGCCATCGATGCCTGACACCAACGAACTCCTCCACCTGGTCCCCAAGGCCGAGGGCACACAGTCCATGAAGGACTTCAAGTCCGACCAGGAAGTGCGCTGGTGCCCCGGCTGCGGCG includes:
- a CDS encoding 2-oxoacid:acceptor oxidoreductase subunit alpha, which translates into the protein MPEAGAIAHAAEKSEIRRLDRVVIRFAGDSGDGMQLTGDRFTSETASFGNDLSTLPNFPAEIRAPAGTLPGVSSFQLHFADHDILTPGDAPNVLVAMNPAALKANIADVPRGADIIVNTDEFTKRPMAKVGYTQSPLEDGSLEAYNVHPVPLTTLTIEALKEFGLSRKEAERSKNMFALGLLSWMYNRPTEGTEAFLRSKFAKKPVIAEANVAAFRAGWNFGETTEDFAVSYEVAPASQAFPTGTYRNISGNLALSYGLIAAGRQADLPVYLGSYPITPASDILHELSRHKNFGVRTFQAEDEIAGIGAALGAAFGGSLGVTTTSGPGVALKSETIGLAVSLELPLLIIDIQRGGPSTGLPTKTEQADLLQAMYGRNGEAPVPIVAPRTPADCFDAALEAARIALTYRTPVFLLSDGYLANGSEPWRIPDTETLPDLRTQFATGPNHQLDDGTEVFWPYKRDPQTLARPWAVPGTPGLEHRIGGIEKQDGTGNISYDPANHDFMVRTRQAKIDNIQVPDLEVDDPAGARTLVLGWGSTYGPVTAAVRRLRAAGETIAQAHLRHLNPFPANLGEILGRYDKVVVPEMNLGQLALLLRAKYLVDAQSYNQVNGMPFKAEQLATALKEAIDA